The proteins below are encoded in one region of Phaseolus vulgaris cultivar G19833 chromosome 1, P. vulgaris v2.0, whole genome shotgun sequence:
- the LOC137814574 gene encoding uncharacterized protein At3g28850, with amino-acid sequence MGCVSSKLVKRELKQEQVTITNGGGYMNHIVSLTSSTYGALMLDKEKEQPLPVEESKTAKVSPPRNREEPEVINAWELMEGLEEGVPISNHPKKSPKSTPFLRGFLATDTKTPLKFLNQFGSPRSLKKFTGKENKAQGQANGGVRRLDYNVSPKGILKSSNFSSPLKASPIRARRNSFGSDTKRRSPSPLFDPELLASYEKELTEEEEQIKRMVWATPRTRRVRKSLDTQTFVNTFEEKCPPKGENCVVIYTTTLRGIRQTFEECNKVRSIVESYCVHVIERDVSMDSGFKEELRKLMGTKQVKVPVVFVKGRLVGGAEEVVKLEEEGKLGVLFEGILPKTLGDCEGCGGMRFVMCVECNGSCKVLDEECKKNVRCGHCNENGLVQCPLCR; translated from the coding sequence ATGGGCTGCGTCTCTTCAAAACTCGTCAAGAGAGAACTCAAGCAAGAACAAGTTACTATCACAAATGGCGGCGGTTACATGAACCACATCGTTTCCCTCACTTCCTCCACCTATGGAGCACTCATGTTGGACAAGGAGAAGGAGCAACCCCTACCagttgaagaatccaaaaccgCCAAAGTATCTCCTCCTCGGAATCGCGAAGAACCCGAAGTGATCAACGCTTGGGAACTCATGGAGGGTCTCGAAGAGGGAGTGCCCATTTCAAACCACCCTAAGAAAAGCCCCAAGTCCACACCTTTCCTTCGTGGGTTCCTCGCTACTGACACCAAAACCCCCTTGAAGTTTCTCAACCAATTTGGGTCACCGAGGAGTCTTAAGAAGTTCACAGGGAAGGAGAACAAGGCTCAAGGTCAAGCCAATGGCGGTGTAAGACGCTTGGATTACAATGTTAGTCCTAAGGGGATCCTCAAATCTTCTAATTTTTCTTCTCCCTTAAAAGCGTCTCCGATTCGTGCTCGAAGGAACAGTTTCGGCAGTGACACAAAGAGGAGGAGTCCTAGCCCTCTGTTTGATCCAGAGCTTCTGGCCTCCTACGAAAAAGAACTCACCGAAGAGGAAGAACAGATCAAGAGAATGGTGTGGGCCACCCCCAGAACCCGAAGGGTCAGAAAATCTTTGGACACACAAACTTTTGTTAACACCTTTGAGGAAAAGTGTCCACCCAAAGGGGAAAATTGCGTTGTCATTTACACCACCACGTTGCGGGGGATCAGACAGACGTTTGAGGAATGTAATAAAGTTAGGTCCATTGTTGAGTCCTATTGCGTGCATGTGATTGAGAGAGACGTGTCAATGGATTCAGGGTTTAAGGAGGAGTTGCGGAAGCTGATGGGGACGAAGCAAGTTAAGGTTCCGGTTGTGTTTGTGAAGGGAAGGTTGGTTGGGGGAGCTGAGGAAGTTGTGAAGTTGGAAGAAGAGGGAAAGTTGGGTGTTCTCTTTGAGGGGATTCTTCCCAAGACGTTGGGTGATTGTGAAGGGTGTGGTGGAATGAGGT